One Gossypium hirsutum isolate 1008001.06 chromosome A11, Gossypium_hirsutum_v2.1, whole genome shotgun sequence genomic window carries:
- the LOC107923584 gene encoding uncharacterized protein — protein sequence MGINHFILALISFTCLLSFSASTNAPPPLFDASSPTSLELYDMIEAMSESPSPFAFDGIELETTMPFLDEKTPIEPLSILKAGIEAMDNQTKYALAEVTKLSMDPTTPKNVVPILQTCIDVYNSILNSDQKSLEAISNCNLVQLSTELGANVENILGCDNAFKQAKLKSPMKKMDAMLEKIISNTLTIGVDMVHF from the exons ATGGGGATCAACCATTTCATCCTTGCACTTATCTCCTTCACTTGTCTCTTGTCCTTCTCAGCCTCTACCAATGCACCTCCACCCCTTTTCGACGCTTCTAGCCCTACTTCTTTAGAACTTTATGATATGATTGAGGCTATGTCTGAATCACCATCTCCATTTGCATTTGATGGTATCGAATTGGAAA CAACTATGCCATTCCTAGATGAGAAAACTCCTATTGAGCCTCTTTCTATCCTTAAAGCTGGGATTGAAGCAATGGATAACCAGACCAAATATGCATTGGCTGAGGTTACAAAGCTCTCAATGGACCCTACTACCCCTAAAAATGTTGTTCCCATCCTTCAAACATGCATCGACGTCTACAATAGCATTCTTAACAGTGATCAGAAATCCCTTGAAGCTATCTCCAATTGTAACCTTGTCCAATTGAGCACAGAGCTAGGCGCTAATGTGGAAAACATACTCGGCTGTGACAATGCATTCAAACAGGCTAAGCTCAAATCGCCGATGAAAAAGATGGATGCAATGCTTGAAAAGATCATTAGCAACACCTTGACCATTGGTGTCGACATGGTCCACTTTTAA